One genomic region from Uloborus diversus isolate 005 chromosome 2, Udiv.v.3.1, whole genome shotgun sequence encodes:
- the LOC129217430 gene encoding uncharacterized protein LOC129217430, which produces MKVLLLFLSVLVSIYGQGNEYQSYDWRPLQRIRSYPSYPSEPGYASQPAIPSQRENPRLSSYQVDQYPVGYQNSYGYGDNSAFYEDLYNYNPIPKKENFNITVEKYGGFGGTGDTRGFGAYESPKDNQYEEESPKPAVPDVYSELLNLGSSRSRFHRHRPLLRRPLPPPL; this is translated from the coding sequence GTTctacttctatttctttctgTACTCGTTTCCATATACGGACAAGGAAACGAATACCAGAGCTATGACTGGAGGCCTCTGCAACGCATTCGAAGTTATCCCAGCTACCCTTCTGAACCAGGCTACGCATCACAACCCGCTATTCCATCCCAACGTGAAAATCCTCGACTGTCATCCTATCAAGTAGACCAATATCCAGTGGGATACCAGAACAGCTACGGTTATGGAGATAACAGCGCCTTTTACGAAGATCTCTACAACTATAACCCCataccaaaaaaagaaaacttcaacaTTACTGTAGAAAAATACGGCGGCTTTGGTGGCACTGGAGATACCAGAGGATTTGGTGCGTATGAATCACCTAAAGACAATCAGTATGAGGAAGAATCGCCAAAGCCAGCAGTACCCGATGTCTACTCCGAATTGCTGAATTTAGGATCCAGTCGCAGCCGGTTCCATAGACACCGACCGCTACTTCGTCGCCCTCTGCCACCACCTCTATGA